A window of the Harmonia axyridis chromosome 5, icHarAxyr1.1, whole genome shotgun sequence genome harbors these coding sequences:
- the LOC123679811 gene encoding zinc finger protein 236-like isoform X3, translating to MKVKKLVFNGRKTTKNHVKQRKLKHCCKVCGKSFPKLSLLERHLRIHNGERPFVCQICSKGFSQKGTLQIHLSKHTGIKPFSCTLCPAKFYQKCNLKVHVQKTHTATSEGEKTFKCPECHSIFKRVASLNGHMRKFHADTSPITITTVIDQLKNLEKQLGGNNVESETGGSNKNPSVFDTSQKPGISNVNKTENYKVYSLIQKYEGPNKVYICSYCDKAYKKPSDLIRHIRTHTKEKPFKCHCGRSFALKSTLQGHMQIHKGKKCSNCSKVIFSLKVWRAHTRKHQADSIHKKNSEQEECQNTEAFLISPFKRKKVISDKPFKCQSCSSSFLRKMSLKRHMRLHTGEKTHKCETCSRLFISAYTLNKHMKSHTALKNFSCDLCNKSFMKQSLLKRHYSTHDETKPYECPYCSKRYKELVTCRKHIDTHGNFSEDQNGVHQESNTLIAAENPSTNNSSNELSHKTTLLRENTNSVVFDDFLGIQQENREIINSVLESVQTIDQPTTVTDSPSLLDSGQNQNLQTILVSCPELQNGEVLNNYFLSQFDLQTNDAVIINSINDNNEQPSIVLNIQNLNVNSLPNVENVMGAEARSCDDLSENFDPVLSSTKTRSLLISNQIINPTLDSSETCIQNDIGDNFLSNNISLYPSTQINFDTPSELNSDAINVIDSTGDTFREDVNKTNSNAGCSLQLLDVTTETQEAVNLNMIHCMECKKMFDSMEIYLRHICLKSILKKNYVSAPCEKLNEELNPKCDNGNIDADDVNDKSKKTVKRFLKCVYCEKEFSNRGVYMKHVNSHQENGLHMCKFCTKGFRKPSDLGRHLRTHTGEKPFACDQCDKKFSLKSTLEFHFKTHDPSAAKKFVCEVCNSFFTSLSSKKLHMHVHTGAKPHKCNYCEQHFRTIAHRKCHEKKIHLNNQGKKVKQSKAKKITNILAAAVDMAVNEAVSEHQNSEQDDISRYCEIQVPKIQMDFAEPPSDSVQIDQTLLQLQSPNIFLQEIDDLACSESVEDLVDMEDEYFVENISKNADENFVCHICQGEFETSDDLYKHVQLHSKKFECDHCRSSFSSINELTEHQQSHLASESYSCFLCDISLAGVHMLKDHLRSVHQIVDTSSQLIF from the exons ATGAAG GTGAAAAAACTTGTGTTCAATgggagaaaaacaacaaaaaatcatgTTAAACAAAGAAAACTCAAGCATTGTTGTAAAGTTTGTGGTAAATCTTTTCCTAAGTTGTCTCTATTAGAAAGACATTTACGTATTCATAATGGTGAACGTCCATTTGTG TGTCAAATTTGTTCAAAAGGCTTCTCTCAAAAAGGAACCCTGCAAATTCATCTATCCAAACATACTGGTATAAAACCATTCTCCTGTACATTATGTCCAGCCAAGTTCTATCAGAAGTGCAATTTGAAAGTACATGTTCAAAAAACACATACTGCTACGTCAGAAGGAGAGAAAACTTTCAAATGCCCTGAGTGTCATAGCATTTTTAAGAGAGTAGCCTCATTGAATGGACACATGAGGAAATTCCATGCAGACACTAGCCCTATCACTATAACTACAGTTATTGATCAATTGAAGAATCTAGAAAAACAATTAGGTGGAAATAATGTAGAATCAGAAACAGGAGGCAGTAATAAAAATCCTTCAGTGTTTGATACCTCTCAAAAGCCAGGCATCTCCAATGTCAATAAAACCGAAAACTATAAAGTATATTCTCTTATTCAGAAATATGAAGGTCCCAATAAGGTTTACATTTGTTCTTACTGTGATAAGGCATATAAGAAACCCTCAGATCTAATTCGTCATATAAGGACCCACACCAAAGAAAAACCATTCAAG TGCCACTGTGGTAGATCATTCGCATTAAAATCAACACTTCAAGGACATATGCAAATACATAAAGGGAAAAAATGCTCTAACTGTTCGAAAGTTATTTTTTCTCTCAAAGTATGGAGAGCTCATACAAG GAAGCATCAGGCAGACTCTATTCATAAAAAGAACTCAGAGCAAGAAGAATGTCAGAATACTGAAG CTTTTTTAATCTCACCttttaaaagaaaaaaagttatttctGATAAACCATTCAAATGCCAATCATGTTCATCatcttttttgagaaaaatgagTCTAAAACGGCATATGCGGCTACACACTGGAGAAAAAACACACAAGTGTGAGACCTGTTCAAg attATTCATCTCTGCCTATACTTTAAACAAGCATATGAAATCCCATACAGctctcaaaaatttcagttgCGATTTGTgcaacaaaagtttcatgaaacaaTCTTTATTGAAACGTCATTATTCGACACATGATGAGACAAAGCCATATGAATGTCCATATTGCTCGAAAAGATATAAAGAATTAGTAACTTGCAGAAAACATATTGATACTCATGGAAATTTTAGTGAAGATCAG AATGGAGTGCATCAGGAGAGCAATACCCTCATTGCTGCAGAAAATCCTTCTACGAATAACTCCTCGAATGAATTATCACATAAAACAACATTATTGAGAGAAAATACAAATAGTGTCgtttttgatgattttcttggCATACAGCAggaaaatagagaaataattaattcagtATTAGAATCAGTGCAAACTATTGATCAACCAACAACAGTTACAGATTCACCCTCACTTTTAGATTCTGGCCAGAATCAAAATCTCCAAACCATTTTGGTGAGTTGTCCAGAATTACAAAATGGAGAggtattgaataattatttcctTTCCCAGTTCGATCTACAG accaATGATGCTGtcataataaattcaataaatgataataatgaaCAACCTTCCATTGTTTTAAACATACAAAATCTCAATGTTAATTCATTGCCTAATGTAGAAAATGTAATGGGTGCAGAAGCCCGCTCTTGTGATGACTTAAGTGAAAATTTTGATCCTGTTCTCAGTTCAACAAAAACTAGATCATTATTGATCAGTAATCAGATAATCAATCCTACTCTAGATTCTTCAGAAACTTGCATACAAAATGATATAGGAGATAATTTTCTttccaacaatatttcattatatccaAGTACACAAATAAATTTTGACACCCCTTCAGAACTGAATTCTGATGCAATAAATGTGATAGACTCTACAGGTGATACATTTAGAGAAGATGTAAATAAAACCAACTCCAATGCTGGATGTAGTCTTCAGTTACTCGATGTTACCACCGAAACTCAGGAAGCTGTTAATTTAAATATGATCCATTGTATGGAATGCAAAAAAATGTTCGATTCAATGGAAATCTATCTAAGACATATATGCTTGAAatctattttaaaaaaaaattatgtgtcTGCTCCGTGTGAAAAACTTAATGAAGAATTAAACCCAAAATGTGATAATGGAAATATAGATGCTGATGATGTTAATgacaaatcaaaaaaaactGTTAAGCGATTCTTAAAATGTGTTTATTGCGAAAAGGAATTCAGTAATAGAGGTGTCTACATGAAACATGTTAATTCACACCAGGAAAATGGTTTACATATGTGTAAATTTTGTACCAAAGGGTTCAGAAAACCATCTGATTTA GGCCGTCATTTGAGAACTCATACAGGAGAAAAACCATTTGCATGTGATCAGTGTGATAAGAAGTTTAGTTTGAAATCTACCTTAGAATTCCATTTCAAAACACATGATCCAAGTGCTGCCAAAAAATTTGTTTGTGAAGTCTGCAATTCCTTTTTCACTTCTTTGTCTAGTAAAAAGCTACATATGCATGTACATACTG gtgCTAAACCTCATAAGTGCAACTATTGTGAACAACACTTCAGAACTATCGCCCATAGGAAATGTCACGAGAAGAAAATTCACCTCAATAATCAAGGAAAAAAAGTGAAACAGAGCAAAgctaaaaaaataacaaatattctTGCAGCAGCAGTGGATATGGCTGTTAATGAAGCTGTCAGTGAACACCAAAATTCAGAACAAGATGATATTTCCAGATATTGTGAAATTCAGGTACCAAAAATACAA ATGGATTTTGCTGAACCCCCCTCAGATTCAGTTCAAATCGATCAAACACTTTTACAACTACAAAGCCCTAATATCTTCCTTCAAGAAATAGATGATTTAGCCTGTTCAGAAAGTGTTGAAGATTTGGTGGATatggaagatgaatattttgtagagaatatttcaaagaacGCAGATGAAAATTTTGTCTGCCACATATGCCAAGGAGAGTTTGAAACTTCAGATGACCTTTACAAACATGTGCAATTACATTCAAAGAAATTTGAGTGCGACCATTGCAGATCATCATTTTCTTCCATTAATGAACTGACTGAACATCAACAATCTCATTTAGCTAGTGAATCTTATTCTTGTTTCCTCTGTGATATTAGTTTAGCGGGAGTCCATATGTTGAAAGATCACTTAAGAag tgttcatCAAATAGTTGACACATCCTCACAGCTTATTTTTTAA